The following proteins are co-located in the Osmia bicornis bicornis unplaced genomic scaffold, iOsmBic2.1, whole genome shotgun sequence genome:
- the LOC123988816 gene encoding uncharacterized protein LOC123988816 encodes MKRSVGTGKGTQEVYKSQWFAFESMQFLWDKNKCKRTLSTMEDEVVIVSPEAVEGEVEEQLHIGQNSEMLEGEPGPSTSTPLRPTRTVAAKRRHTDKDDRLERAFEILESASDPPPDESQHFANFVAAKLRKLNNYDRVHIEARIMQLFLEIEPTCIDNI; translated from the exons atgaaaagaagtgTTGGCACCGGAAAGG GAACACAGGAAGTGTACAAAAGCCAATGGTTTGCATTCGAAAGTATGCAATTCCTATGGgacaaaaataaatgtaagaGAACATTAAGTACG ATGgaagatgaagtagtaattgTAAGCCCAGAGGCGGTAGAGGGTGAGGTGGAAGAACAATTACACATTGGACAAAATTCCGAAATGCTTGAGGGAGAACCTGGCCCCAGTACGAGCACCCCATTGCGCCCAACAAGAACGGTTGCCGCGAAAAGGCGGCATACAGATAAAGACGATCGTTTGGAGAGGGCATTCGAGATTTTGGAAAGTGCGTCTGATCCACCACCTGACGAATCGCAACATTTTGCGAATTTCGTTGCAGCGAAATTAAGAAAGCTCAACAATTATGACAGGGTTCATATTGAAGCACGCATAatgcaattatttttagaaattgaaCCTACATGTATagataatatataa